A region from the Hylaeus volcanicus isolate JK05 chromosome 6, UHH_iyHylVolc1.0_haploid, whole genome shotgun sequence genome encodes:
- the LOC128877791 gene encoding ubiquitin-conjugating enzyme E2 N: MAGLPRRIIKETQRLMQEPVPGISAVPDDTNARYFHVIVTGPEDSPFEGGLFKLELFLPEDYPMSAPKVRFITKIYHPNIDRLGRICLDILKDKWSPALQIRTVLLSIQALLSAPNPDDPLSNDVAELWKVNESEAIRNAKEWTRRYAMDN; the protein is encoded by the exons ATGGCTGGGTTACCGCGAAGGATTATTAAAGAAACTCAGAGACTAATGCAAGAACCAGTTCCTGGTATTAGCGCTGTGCCAGATGATACAAATGCTAGGTATTTTCATGTAATTGTAACTGGACCTGAAGATTCGCCATTCGAAGGTGGACTTTTTAAACTTGAGTTGTTCCTACCAGAGGACTACCCGATGTCCGCTCCAAAAGTTAGATTtatcacaaaaatttatcatcCAAATATAGACAG ATTGGGCAGGATTTGCTTGGATATTCTCAAAGATAAATGGAGTCCTGCTCTTCAAATCAGAACAGTTTTACTATCTATACAAGCACTTTTAAGTGCACCAAATCCAGACGATCCTCTATCGAATGATGTAGCTGAACTGTGGAAAGTAAATGAAAGTGAAGCAATACGTAATGCCAAAGAATGGACTCGGAGATATGCTATGGACAACTGA